The DNA sequence GGGGAACGGCCAGAGACGCAGCTTCTCTTTCGAAATCTGCCAGAGCCGCGCCAGTCCACGAGGTTCAACGATCAGGAAGAAGATGATGAGGCCGCCGAAGACCATCAGCTCGAGCTGTTTCTGGAGCGCCACCGGCAGCGGGAGCCCGACCAGGTGCGGCGCGTTGGTGAGGAAGATCGGCACCAGCACGATGAAGGCCGCGCCGAGGAACGAGCCGAGCACGCTGCCGAGGCCGCCGATGATCACCATGAACAGGACCAGGAACGACAGCGTGATGTCGAACGCGAGCGTCTCGGCGCTGCCGAGGTAGAGGAAGACGTACTCGGCGCCGGCCACGCCGCAGTAGAACGAGCTGATGCCGAACGCGAGCAGCTTCGTCCGGAGCGGCCGAACACCGATGATCTCGGCCGCGATGTCGCGGTCGCGGATGGCCATCCACGAGCGGCCGACGCGCCCGCGCACCAGGTTCTTCGCGACGAGCGCGAAGACGGCGACGATCGCCAGCGCCGCCACGTAGCGCGTCTGCGCCGTCGCGTTCGGACCGGTCACCACGGCCCACGGCTCGGGCCAGAGCGCGCCGAAGATCGACCGGTTCGGGGCGGTGATCGTTCCCGACGACGCGTAGTTCACGAACCACGGCACCTTGTTGAAGAGCCAGACGAGGAAGAACTGGGCCGCCAGCGTCGCGACGGCGAGGTAGAAGCCCTT is a window from the Candidatus Methylomirabilota bacterium genome containing:
- a CDS encoding branched-chain amino acid ABC transporter permease; the encoded protein is MIYREAGQFKTTYASDQAIFPIAQDRVVVVLAVAAAFVVPTRFANEYWLQAVLIPFLIYALAAIGLNLLTGYAGQLSLGTGGFMAVGGYSAFKLTTAFPQLNIIVVFLLSGLIAAGVGLVFGIPSLRIKGFYLAVATLAAQFFLVWLFNKVPWFVNYASSGTITAPNRSIFGALWPEPWAVVTGPNATAQTRYVAALAIVAVFALVAKNLVRGRVGRSWMAIRDRDIAAEIIGVRPLRTKLLAFGISSFYCGVAGAEYVFLYLGSAETLAFDITLSFLVLFMVIIGGLGSVLGSFLGAAFIVLVPIFLTNAPHLVGLPLPVALQKQLELMVFGGLIIFFLIVEPRGLARLWQISKEKLRLWPFPH